TCTTGCGCTATCAGCAGCCACGGGGAAACACCCAGCTCTTTATCAATATATAAGGCAAAATCCGCCGCCTTTAGCGCTATAGCACTGTTCATAGTAGGCAGGATGGATTCAGAGGTTTTATTTCCAATCTGTTAACCCGTATTGGTTCATGATTTTTTCTAACTCGCCGCTGGCTCTCAGCTCTCTAATCACAGTATCTACCCGCTTAACCAGCTTTTTAGAACTTGCTTTAGCAGGCGAACAAGCGATATACATAGGCTGGGGTAAGTTAGTATGACCTACCCGTTTAATTTTGCCGCTTAACCCCATTTGCAATATTTTGGCATTGGCTACCGGCTCACTTTCTACCAAAGTATCTATACGACCCGCTGCTAATTTTTTAAAGTTTTTCTCCAGCGCATCGACACCAGAAAGCGCCTTAAACACATCTTTGCGGGTTTTTACTAGGGCATCAATTTCATCTTCATAGGAATAACCTTTGATAATCCCCACTTTTCTAGCTAGCAATGACTCCACACCTTGGTAGCTCCAGCTATCCGCAGACCTGACATACACAGCTGTTTGATTGACGCCCCAGCTCTCTTCGGGAAACACAAAGCCTGGCGCATCTTCTTTAAAAGCACCTATCACGCAATCAAAACTGCCATTTTTAACCTCTTCTACCGCGCGCTGCCAAGACATTAGCTTGTAATCAACACTATCAAAGGTGCGCTCAGCAAAGTCTATAAGAAAGCCGGCAGGTTTTTGCCCTGGCGTGCCGTTCATGGGAAACCACTCATCTGTACGTATGCTCACAGACTGAGCAAAACTGACATGGGCGAAAACCCATATCATAGTTATCAATAATAAACGCACATTCATCTCCATTTAGTTTCTTTATTCTTATCATAAAAACTAGGCACAACAACACTATACCTAGGCGCTTATAGATAGTAGAGCAAGGCTATCAAAAAACCATTGCCCCACTAACAATACACTACTTAGCCATGACGGTAGCAAGCACGCCTAGCATTACCAATACCCCTATGGGGTTGGATAAGTTTTATACAGCACTATCAGTAAAAGCCTAAACAATCCCTAGCCGCCAGCTTCTGCCACAGTAGGTTATCTTCGCAGGTGAAAGCTGAGAGCAACTCTATAGAACCTACAATGACACTGTTTAGTTGCGTCAACTCAGCGATGGGCACTTTATATTCTAAGTGCTCATCATAACCCACCGTTTGCAGCTCAAAACCTGCTATAAACTCCTGCGGCACAGTAAAGCGCACCACAAAACCGGCACTGTGCTCCACCGCATGCCACTGCCGCGCTAAGGACTCTGCATAAATACGATGCAGCTTGGGGTAAAAGTGTAGCTGCTCAGGCGTATCGGGGCTAAGGCAGCGCCAGCCCGACCGGATTAATGCCGCTAATTGCACTGGGGTGATAGGTTTATATAAATCGATGCCTTTAGCGCTGGTATCAGTGATGCTCTCAATGATGGTATGACTCATGGTTTTTTACCTTGTTAGATGGCGGTTGCTGTCAGCACATAGCGCAATGGACCGCTGCTGAAGGATTGAAAGGGATAGCAGGTCACCAGCAGCAAGGTGGGGCCTTGTGGCAACTGCAAGCTTTGCTGCTGGCTATTGACCACGTCATGTTGACTCACCACATAGCGCTGCTGCTTGCCCTGGCTATTGCTAAGCAGCAAGACATCACCCTTATGTAAATGCTGTAAGAAGTTGAAATGGGTATCTCTATGACCCGCCAATACCGTGCTGCCGCCACTGTTTAACGGGGCCGTGCCCTCTAAGTAACCGGGGCCAAAGGCCAGCGCATTACCCTGCGCGCCCTGTAATACATATAAATCCACCCCTAGGCTGGGCACTTGCAAGCGCCCCACCGGCCAGGTGTCGGCCCAGGGCCAGGGCTTTTGTGGTGCGTTGCTATGTAAGCTTTGCTGCCAAGCATGGGCAATCAAGCCCTGCGCCACGTAGGCCTTGGCCGTTATCCACAAGCTATCGACGAATAAGCCTATAGCCACTAGCAATAACAGCACGCCCACCCATCTGCGCCTATTCATAGGAGTGACCTAACTCGGCCATTGCTATAAACAATCGCCGCCAGCAACAGTAGCAACAACCCTAAATACAAACTTTGCTGGCGACGGGTAGCGGTATTGGGATAGGCAAAGCTTTGTGCCGCCTGGCCTTTGGGCCTAGCATTAATTAGCGCCATGGGCTGTAGAGGTTCATCACTGGGGCGACTAACAACTTGTTCTACCGCCACAAAGCTGCTGTAAGGGCTGAGCAATTGATGCTTTAACGAAAGCTCTAATACCTGAGCTTTAACTCGCTCTTTATCTGCACCGCTAATCACCTCATCTAATAGCCGCTCAATTTTTTCCCGCGCCCATAGTTTTGCCACACCGTGATGGGAAGCTTGCGGGCTAAGATTCAGAGTCTGCTGCCAAGGCTTGCCGCCGTTGTCGCCTCTCACCACCACTTGGCCGTTTAACTGCTTAACCGCCACTTTGATTAATAGTGGCTGACCTTGATACAAATCGGGAATTTTACTGGGGTATTGCTCGTCCTCAATATCACTAGGCCAAGCCACGGTAATAGCCGTTAATGCGGGGCTTTCCAATTGTTGCAACAGCGTCGCCATTTTGTCCTGCACTTCATTCACGCTACCTATATGGGTAAAACTACCGCGGCCAAACTGCGCGGCCTTGCGCATAAAATAACTGTTGGGGGCTGAGCCTATCCCTATAGTAAATAAACGACTGCTCGCTAAATTATTGTGTATTGCGCTAAACAAAGCGGATTCATTACCCACTGCACCATCGGTAATAAAAACCACCTGACGAACCCGCGGATTATCATCTTCCTGCGGTAAAGGTTGTTGTAATGCTTGCTGCAAAGCCGGCAACATATTGGTGCCACCTCTAGCCTGCATTTGCTGCACTTTAGCTATGGCCTGTTGTAGATTTGCGGCGCTGGCGGGCACTGCTTGTGAGTGCATGGCATAGGACTGGCTGTTGAACTCTATAACATTAAAATAATCCTGCGGCTGTAAACGGCTTAGCGCCATGATCACGCTATCGCGCGCCTGCCGTATCGATACCCCGCCCATAGAACCAGAGGTATCCAATATAAACACTAACTCCCTAGCCCTATGCTGCACCGCCGCTTGTTGGGGAGGCATTAGCATCAACAGGGCATAGTCGTGTTGATCTACGGTTTCCATAAACAACGCCGCCTGCGGCTGCTGGCTGGGCAAGGGCTGCCAGCTAAGCACAAAATCCTGCGCCATAGACACCTGCCCCGCACTTAAACGCAGCTG
Above is a window of Dasania marina DSM 21967 DNA encoding:
- a CDS encoding transporter substrate-binding domain-containing protein — protein: MNVRLLLITMIWVFAHVSFAQSVSIRTDEWFPMNGTPGQKPAGFLIDFAERTFDSVDYKLMSWQRAVEEVKNGSFDCVIGAFKEDAPGFVFPEESWGVNQTAVYVRSADSWSYQGVESLLARKVGIIKGYSYEDEIDALVKTRKDVFKALSGVDALEKNFKKLAAGRIDTLVESEPVANAKILQMGLSGKIKRVGHTNLPQPMYIACSPAKASSKKLVKRVDTVIRELRASGELEKIMNQYGLTDWK
- a CDS encoding class GN sortase, producing MNRRRWVGVLLLLVAIGLFVDSLWITAKAYVAQGLIAHAWQQSLHSNAPQKPWPWADTWPVGRLQVPSLGVDLYVLQGAQGNALAFGPGYLEGTAPLNSGGSTVLAGHRDTHFNFLQHLHKGDVLLLSNSQGKQQRYVVSQHDVVNSQQQSLQLPQGPTLLLVTCYPFQSFSSGPLRYVLTATAI
- a CDS encoding marine proteobacterial sortase target protein, with the translated sequence MFKLRPTRKRVVLEDYPYGYGYGYRRKKSGAVRLLCLSLITLVLSTVAWYSVQADSIADDSEPQAGQLRLQSPGNQNYYLAELGDSDLQLSINGMVASAKLEQQFTNNSNDWVEGVYVFPLPDDAAVHQMQIRIGDRVIVGSITEKQAAKKIYQAAKQAGKKAALLEQQRPNMFTAKVANIPPNTTVQVQLHYSQTVQYQQGKFSLRFPMTITPRYLPGLSLSASSASSEQLQRDINAVNQVLTIESGLGWGFNTDQVTDGSLITPWLNPKASSAGQLINPISISADIDMGMPLTAINSAYHAITVAKQQGKYQLRLSAGQVSMAQDFVLSWQPLPSQQPQAALFMETVDQHDYALLMLMPPQQAAVQHRARELVFILDTSGSMGGVSIRQARDSVIMALSRLQPQDYFNVIEFNSQSYAMHSQAVPASAANLQQAIAKVQQMQARGGTNMLPALQQALQQPLPQEDDNPRVRQVVFITDGAVGNESALFSAIHNNLASSRLFTIGIGSAPNSYFMRKAAQFGRGSFTHIGSVNEVQDKMATLLQQLESPALTAITVAWPSDIEDEQYPSKIPDLYQGQPLLIKVAVKQLNGQVVVRGDNGGKPWQQTLNLSPQASHHGVAKLWAREKIERLLDEVISGADKERVKAQVLELSLKHQLLSPYSSFVAVEQVVSRPSDEPLQPMALINARPKGQAAQSFAYPNTATRRQQSLYLGLLLLLLAAIVYSNGRVRSLL